The region AATCGTATTTACATCAGCCAACTCTATATGTGAATATCAGTGACGTGGCTACCCTGCATTAGACACCACAGAACATGAAAGATTCAAAATGAGCTTAATATGAGAGAGGGCAGTGGACAGGGAAGCAGACCTTCTATGGCCATACAGGAAAAGGAATCGTGTTAGAGAAGACAGTGATTTGGTGAACTTGTAAATGCCTGGAATCTGTACAACTCAACACTTGCTTTCTATTATTTCGTCTGTTTCCCCCCAAAGATCTAAAATATTACTTAAACGAAAGGGGCTCCTGATCAGTTGAGTGAGCACTCCAGGCTGACATCAGCTCTGTCTTTATTTACAGGTTAGCCCTTACAAGGGCGGGGTCTACATCCATCTTACTGGTGGCTGTGTGCCCACCAGGTAACCAGGTGCCTGGGGTACAGTGAGTGCTCAATCACTaattattaaaagaagaaatgagacaGCTCTTTGACCAAGCCAAGGAGTCaagctggtttttaaaatgcaggGCAGCTAGAGACTAGTTCCATGGGTCACCAAGAAAAGAGGTCTTGCAAAGACTTCACCCTCACCTGAAGTCACTCGGGGGTGGGGGAGATCAGGAAGCTTGGAGAGAGGGAAACAGGACAGCAGAGTTCCCTGGACCTAGAGAAAGAGGACAGAATCACAAGGTTTTCTGGCAACTTTCACTCCCCCAGAGACAGATCTGAGCCTCTCTAGCCCCAGGTACCCTGCCTGGAACTGACAGTTGGCTCTAGGCATCCAAACGATTCTCAGAGCTCTTGGGGTCAAGACTTAGGGACAATTAAGAAACACAGAAGAGATCTCACCTCCTATAATTGTCCCTGACAAGTCCAGTCACCTGGTACCTAGTGACCAAAATACATTCAGACCCAGGGAAACTGATGCTCTAGGTGGATTTAATAGATACATCCCATCAAGTGATCAAACTTGTCTCATGcacttctcttttctcattctatCTTTATTCATATCTACATTGCTTTCCCCCCCTTTTCCCCTCCGCTCTCCACTAAGTTTCCTTCTCCATTCCAAGCCCTCTCTACTTTTCCTTCTGGGTCTGATGCCCTTAAACTCCCTTTCCTCCATCTCGGATTCCAGGTGCATGCCTTTGCCCCTACTCCAGTCTCTCCCTGCCTGCTTCTCTGCCCCCGTCCCTGTCTCACCCTGTttacccctcctccaccccttctTCCCCTTTGCCCCATCACTAGGACCCTGCGGGTGGCTGTGGATCCTGTGACTGTTTGGTTGGCTTCATCTTGGTGGGGTCCATAGCCAGCTCTCCTGTTGCTCAGAGATGTGGAGGCAGTTGCTAAGAGACAGTGAAACGTCAGTACCTGGCCCTcgaggaaaaaaagggagagaggagggggagagggggagggaggggaggacctGGCGGAAGCCACATACTCCAGCAGCCTCAGCACCAGCTGAGTTTCAGGAAGAAGCATTCGGATTCTGTGAACTTTCTTCTAAGCATCCTCTCTCTGATTCCGCTTTTGAGTAAAAGAAGGGGAACGGCAACAGGGACCAGAGGACGGAAAACCACAGAGGATGCTGCCCCGGGATCCAGGAGCCATGGAGGAGGAGAGGCCGGGGGAGGGGACGAGCCTGGGAGGCAATCTGTTCTCCTGAAGCAGCAAGCGGGGATTCCAGGACAAGGAGACCCGTGTCTGCTGCAGACGGATGGCTGTGTCCTTGGAACAGAGTAAGTGGGCTCCTGAGGGCCTCTGGGGGTGCAGGGGGAGACCTTGGGGCTTAGAAAAATGAGTCTGATGGAGGGGACTCGGGGTGGTCTCCCAGCAGGCAGGATCAAGGCTGGATGCAGTTAAAGAAGCAGTGCTGGCCGAGGGGGTGAGGGGAGAACAAGTGAGGACAGCAAGTGGGCACGAGAGAAGCGAGGGGCCAAGGAGGATGCGAGCTGAGACGCTGGGTGTGTCATCACACTCAGCCTCTCTGCCTGGCCAAGTGTGAGTGTGGGCTCGAGCcgggggcagaggggagagcgGAGCGTTTGTGGAAAAGGATGCTGGCATTAGGGGTGCGCCCTGGTGGGGGAGGAGGCGAGGGCATCTGGGAAGGGGGCTCTGCAGGAGTGTGTGTGCAGAAGGGAGTGGGAGAGAAAACTGGGGAGGCGTGAGTGCAGGGCAGGGCAGAATATGGGGGAGTCACAGGAGAAGAACAACACgaacgtgtgtgtgcgtgtaagagagagagatgggagtgCTAAGAGTGTGGAAAGCGGGTATGCAAACGGCCAGAGTGTGTATGCATTTTTCTTAGAGAGTTATTCAAAGGTGGGTGTTTGGTGCTGatgggggcggggccaggagaAGAAAATGCCCGGGGCCCAGGACAGACCCCCAGGAGCAAGGCAGGACGGCTGCAGGGCGGGGTGGAAGCTTAGTGGGAGACAACAGTGTGAGGACGGGGTCTGTGGAGAACTTTGTGGTTGCGGTAAGGCGCCTAGGAGAGAGGACAGCCGGGAGAAGGAGCACTGGGTTTCTCTGCCTGAGCCCTTTCCTTGTCAACAGAGGGAATTGTGCTTCTGCCTGCTGAGCACAGAGCCCGGCTGCAGGAGAGGCGCTGGCTCGGAGAAGTCGCCTGAGCTCTCCTCGCTGCCCACCGCCCCACCCCACCTGTCCAGCACCTCCGGGACGCATGGCTCTTTCCAGCCTCAGTGGCCGACAGTGGGGCTCCCTTGGGgtccttccctccctgggaacttCAGTAGCCATGGAGGCTGAGGACTGAGGTTTTCAGATGCCCATGGAGAACCCCCCGGGCTCCCTTCCCAAATACCCACCGCAGGACCCTCGTGGGCTTGAGCCCTCTGGGCCACCAGAAGAGATGGCCTCTGAAACCTTGAGTGTGGGAGACTCAGATGCAGCCCTGGCCTCCTAACCAGTCCCAGGCTTGGGACGGGGCTTAGGGTTTTTCAGACGTGCCAGGACCTTTACAAGACACTTTTCTTGCCCTCCACTGCCCCTCCCACCTCTCAGACACAGTCCAGAGAGGAGCACCCAGCAGTCATGGGTGAGAGGGACACAAAAGACCTGCAGGGACCCTTCCACAACCTGCTGGCCGCTGGTCCAGCCCCATCCTCGTCTCCTTCCTTTCTCAAGTTTTGATTAGCTTTTCAGACCCTGGGGGACATCTACTGGGTGTCTCACCCCTGAGGCTCCAAAGGGGACTCCCTGTGGATCTCACCGAGGGAGCCCTTTGGTGCTCAGAGGCTCCTGGGAAAGGCTTGAGCCATGAGGCCACGTGCTCCAAAGCCCCCCCTCCCAGGGTTCTGGCCCCCAGTGGAGCTGCCTTTCTGAGCCACTGGCTCTTGATTCCATAGACGCAGCCCCAGCCCTGATGGGCTCCCTTCAGCACCGTCGTTGCCAGCAGCCTAAGATGGGTGATGCCTGGTCCcggctgccctggcctgggcccccCTGCCCAGCCATGCTCCTGGTCTCCCTCCTCTTGGCAGCAGGGGCGATGCACTCAGGGGCCAGCACCAGCTGCCCCGTCCTCTGCACGTGCCATGAGCAGGTGGTGGACTGCAGCAGCCAGCGGCTCTTCTCGGTGCCCCCAGACCTGCCTAGGGACACCCGCAACCTCAGCCTGGCCCACAACCGCATCACGGCCGTGCCGCCAGGCTACCTCACCTGCTACGCGGAGCTCCGGGTGCTGGATCTGCGCAACAACTCCCTGGTGGCGCTGCCCCGGGGCCTCTTCCTCCACGCCCAGCGCCTGGCGCACCTGGACCTGAGCTACAACAACCTCAGCCACGTGCCGGCCGACATGTTCCAGGCCGCCCACGGCCTCGTGCACATCGACCTGAGCCACAACCCGTGGCTGCGAAGGGTGCACCCGCGGGCCTTCCAGGGCCTGGCGCAGCTCCGGGACCTGGACCTCAGCTACGGGGGCCTGGCCTTCCTCAGCCTCGAGGCCCTCGAGGGCCTGCCGGGGCTGGTGACCCTGCAGATCGGAGGCAACCCCTGGGTGTGCGGCTGCACCATGGAGCCCCTGCTGAAGTGGCTTCGGAATCGGATCCAGCGCTGCACGGCGGGTaagggagggaggggccccgCCCCACTGACAGCAAACGCTCCGCAGAAAAGGGAGGGGCTTAGAGACCCTGGGTGCCCTGAACCGGGCTCCCCTCTTTGTGCAAGGGTCTCGCACTGTGTAGGGCTTTGTTGAGAACCTGCTGTGCGTGTCAGGTGCCGCCTGGGACCAGGCATTAATGAAACAGGCGCCACCCTTGCCTGTGTGGCCCTTATGACATCATGAGGCAGACGGAGAGCAAACAGTCAGAACAGCTAATTAACAACAGACAGTGTTCGCTGAGTGCCCACCATGGCCACGAAAGTCAGCCGGTGCTACCTCCTTAGACCTCACTGTTACCCTCCCCATCTTACGGGTGAAGCACCTGAGATCGAGAACGATGAAAAGATTTGGCCAGAGTCACTCAtttagaaagtggcagagctgttTGCCTTCCAAGTCTATTTGACTTCTAAGCTCTGTTCTATTCCAGGAGACTCTTTTTAAGTGCTAAGTGctgggagaaataaaaaagactaacCCTATTTATTTTAGTACTTACTATCTGCCAGGCCTGATCCTAAACATTACATGTTTTAGCTTATCTCATCCTCACAGGAACCCTAATGagacgcgcacacacacatacacacagagaggaGGAAACCGGGGCACAGAGAGGGTCAGTAACTTGCCCAGCATCCCACAGCTGTTAAGGTTTGGAGGCAGAATGTGAACCCTGGCTCTGGTGTCCTGAAGGGTCAGGTCCTAGGCGAACAAGAAGTGTCAGGGCTTAGGTTCTGAGTCGGCCAAAGAGCCTCAGCGGAGTTCCGCAAGGTTTGGGTGTGGGGTATAGATCTGAGAAGAGAAACTGGGATGTGGCAATTTAATAACTGGGGACTGAAGGAGCCAGAATCACACAGGTTCGAAAGGCCCTGGCCTCTCCCGGTGGTGTCTGAGCCTGGCCCGCAGGCAGCATTCAGCTGTGGCCGCCAGTCAGCAGCCCCACTGTGTGGCCTCACTAAGCCTCGGCAGTCATAGCTGGGGACACTCCCTAGGGGCCGTCCCAGAGCCCGGGCTCAGAGTGTGATACAGAGAAGTGATGCTgaatgaagtgggagggagaggaggactgAGTGGGGAGCCCAGGATCAAAAtagtttgggggggagggggctgtgggtcACGATTCCATTGTTCCCACAGAGCTGTGGGAGGAAGTTCTCTGGGACCAAAATAGCTGGGGACTGAGATGGGACGATGGTAGGGGGCATGAAGAGGGGGCTGCCTGGAGTGATGTTCCCACCAGCTTCACCTCTGCCGGCCACACCTCCGCCCCTCTCTCCTGTGCACTGAGGACAGAAGGGGCACGTGGGGGCTCCTCCATCACCTCTGAGGTCCCTGCTGCCGTACACACTCCCAGCAAGCGGGAGAGGGGTCCAAGGTCCCATCAGCACAGCCTCAGGGCAGTACAGCTGAGGGACCCGAGCCGCAGCAAGGGAATGGGACTGGCCTCTGGCCACCACTGGCAACGCAGCTTCCCTGTTCCTCCGCAGAACGCACTTTGTGCCACGTCACACTCCCTGAGATATTTCCTGTCGGGGGCAAAGAACTTGCCAGTGTAGGTAGGACAAGGGGACCTTCTTCCCTTTGTCTTTTTCTGCTTCGTCCTTTTTCTTCATGAGATTCCCATTACTATCCCTAATTTTTGGACAAATCCCAACAAAGAGGGCCATAAGGGCACCTGTGGGATATAAACCAACTTCTAGACTGGCCCCTTGACTTGACCAGAGGGCTTTGTCAGCCCCAGACTCCCATCCTGCACTCCTGCGGACTCTGCCAATTGCCCTCAGGGTCCCCACGTCTCTGCCTCGCAGTGCCTCCCCATCACCGCACTCATGCGCACAGTAGACTTTGGGGTTCGGCATCTTCCAGGTCCAAGAGGATAGCCCCGTGATGGCCGACGCCAAGTGTGACCTTGTCCTGGGCAGGGTCTGGAATTCTGTGCAAACAGCCTACAGAGACCCTTCCACTTGGGATCTGGGGCAGGGTGCACCCTTCCTCTGAGCCTGACTCCCCATTTCTAAGGGGAATAATGCTCACCCATTTCTCACAAGGGTCAATCCAAatccattattttcttctttgcccTCAAAAATAAACAGCATGTAGGCAccacataatttttaaatctccTTCACATTGACTCTCATAGATAATTGGTTAAATTATCCCCTTCTTACATATTTCCTTTCTTCATAAGAGCCATAAAAGAAAACTAGACTTGCCCAAGGTGAAAGCTTGGTTAACCTTTCTCCCCTGAATGAGGGATGGCGGCTGCTCGGAAGCCAGTGCCTGTCGCTGCGGGGCAGAATGCTACcggcctgcctcccctcccaggcACAGTAAGACGAAACCACCGACAGCCAGCACGTATTTGTACAAGTGACCCTGgaaggatgtggtgggaccatcAGTGTTGGAAAGAGCAGTAATCCCACTGATGGAGAAGCCTCTTCCTGCAGAAGTCTGTGTGCGGAATATGACCCCACTGCTCCGTCCAGGGAGCCCAACCTAGGATGATAGTAAAAACTCATACACCTACACAGTCCTTACTATAAACCAAGAACACGCCGGTTATACACGCTGGCTCACTGGATCCTCACTGTAACCCTAAGTCAGAGTTAGTTTTATTATcctcgttttacagatgaagaaaccaaggcacagagagtgtAAGTGACTTAGGTGcaatcacacagctaggaagggaTAGagggggatttgaacccaggccaccAGCTGCAGAGCCCCGTATGCTTAACCCGACCCTCTGTGTATCTGGAAAAGCCACATGGGGTAGGAGAAAGACCCAATCCTTCGGAGTTGGACAgagtcattcattcatatattcatttaacAAAGATGCACTGAGCACCTATGAGGGCAGGACCCTGTTCTGATGCTCCGTACCGGTACCACCGGAGGGAAGGAGACGGACGATAAACTGTGAGACAGTGGTAAATACAGTGGGGAAAACTTAAGCACTGTAGGTAAGACAGAGAGCACCTAGAGGAAGGTGGAATGGGGGTTGCTATTTTATAAAGGATCACAAAGGGAGACCTCCCTGATAAGGTGATGTTTGAGCGAAGTCCCAGAAGAAGTAAGGGATCAAGCTGTGCAGAGATCCAGGGGAGAAGTATCCTCACAGGGGACACATACAAAGGCTCCTCCCCCCCCCGAAAGTGGCCGCACTCAGGGTGATGGGAGAATGGCCAAGAGGCGTGCAGATGGGGCAGAGCAAACGAGAGCGGACGGGATGAGGAAGGCCCGAGTGGGAAGGAGGAGATGCCAGGGGAGGGTTTCCAGCAGAGAGGGAGGTGGTGGGACGTCAGGTTGGAAAGGATCGCTCAGCCAGCTGTGTCCCGATGGTTTAAAGGCAGAAGCCTAGAAACCAGCTCGGAGGCTATTGCACGAGATGAAGATGATGTCCCACAGAAGCCCCGGGTCTACTGTTAGCAGTGGCTAttggactttgggcaagttactaaccTCTCGTAGTGGCGATTGCCACATCtatgaaagtagaaataaaatactTGTCCTGAGGGTTGTTGAGGGCACTAAAGAAGCTGGGTAAAACATTTAGTACGTGGAGGAAACTCAATAAAAACCCATCTTCTCCTGGGAGGGGTGGGTCCTGCTCTCTCCTCCAGGCACCTCACCCTCTCCGGGTTCTATGTTGCAGATTCTCAGCTGGCTGAGTGCCGCGGTCCCCCGGAAGTCGAGGGTGCCCCCCTCTTCTCCCTCACTGAGGAGAGCTTCAAGGCCTGCcacctgaccctgaccctggaCGATTACCTCTTCATCGCCTTTGTGGGTTTCGTGGTCTCCATCGCATCCGTGGCCACCAACTTCCTCCTGGGCATCACCGCCAACTGCTGTCACCGTTGGAGCAAGGCCAGCGAAGAGGAAGAGATCTGACGTGGGTGCTGGTGGCCCTCCACGCTGCCAACCGCCACTGCCGCTGACCACCGGGCACCCACCCTGGCTGCCCGCTCTGGTTCCGTGGCGCCAGGGGCCACCTCTATGTGGAATATGACTCCCACTGACTCAAGCAAGGTCAGGAAACTACTTTTGTGTGAGTGTCTGCTGTGGGGCAGGCACCATGCTAGGAACTGGGACCATTAGATGAATCAGAGCTAGACCCTGCCCTCCAGCACTCAGCTCTCATAGAGGAGGGAGACTCGAAAACTCTTCCCTTTAAGACATTTGTCAGCACTCTGAGCACATAGTGATGGAAGCCCAGAGCACGGGTCATCAACCGTGCCTAGAAAAGACCAAGAGAATTACAAGAGTGGAAGTGCTTTGTGAACTGGGTCATCTAAAAATGTCTGCTTTGTCAGGTAGATGAAGAATGGCAGACATAAGCCAATGACAGAGGCCAGAGCGAGCCTGGTGTGTTGAGAACAGTGGACACTCCCTGGTGATTTTCGTATACAGGGTGGGAGTGGCAGGGGACCAAAGCGTTCCCTCTGGCCCGCCATCTGCCAGCTCTTGGCATtgcccacccctgcctctggAGGGTGAGATCCCCTCCGAGCCAGCCCCCTGAGCCTCCTCCTACCCACAGCCACTAGGTGAGACCGCCTCCTGCTGGCTGGCCCCATCCTACATGGCCATTGTTGCCTGCTGGCAAGGTCCCAGGTAGCAAACTGAGGATGGACCCTTTCTCCTACccctgtctcctgcctctcacTCGAGCGTGGGCTTCAGAGAGGGGACCAGCAGCGCGGCAGCAGGAGTCCTGGCACCCTGGGAGCCCTCATCTTGCGACTGTTCTTGCCACGGTGCTCACACCACGGGATCTGACCAGGGAAGTGCGCAGTAGGCTGCAGCCCCGGAGCAGGATGGTACCCAGGACCGAGGGAAGAAAGAAGTCACCACAGTTGTGACCAGAGGAGGATTTGCTCTTCCTTCTAAGCGACTGGACTGTCAAGCACAAGGGTGAGAGAGCTGTTAATTACCAAGCACTTgccagtgccaggcactgtgataagCTCTCTCCACAGACAATCCCCTTTCATGCACACAGCATCTTCCCAGGCGAGCATGGTGGTCCCCGTTTTACAGAACTTAAGGaagtaaggctcagagaggttaaagccACATGCTACTTAACGAACAACACAAAGTCTGTGCTCTTTCTGCTACCCATCCAGGCTGGGGAACCTCAGAACTCCCTCTAACGTTTGTCTAAGTTCAAAGTCAATAGTGCTAATGAAGCTCCCCAGAAAGACCAGGCACTCTCCTGGGCACGTTCAACTCTGTGGACTCGCTTATTTCAATTCTCCCAGCAGCACTGCCTAGCGGTTtttattagtcccattttacaaaaGAATTCACTGTAGAGGGCTGAGTGTCGTACCCCAAGTTATCTGGGACAAACTCTAGAGGGAAAGTGATAGGGAGCTCCATTCAGGGAAACTGTGTCTAATCCGTCAGTCAAAACATCCAGTAACTTCACGAGCAAAGCACAATTGTCATCATGATGTCATCGTCTTCACCTTGGCCATCAGTTTCGTCATCCTCACGATTATCTTCCCTGCGTTTGTTCAGCGCTGGACAGTTTATGAAGCACTTTGACATCGTTCTCCTTGACTTTTCATGCCCCTGTGTGGGAGGCAAACCAAACATCATcactcctgttttacagatggaaaaacagagACTCAAGAGCGGGTGGGACTTGACTCCGCGGCGGGGTGGGCTCACCTCCAGCGCTGTCTTTCCAGTGCTTCCCCAGGTGCTCGAGGAGGAAGATGCCTGGGAGGGCTGGGTAGGGGGGCCCTGGGATTCAGCAGCCATGAAGGCCCTAATGGATCATCTAAATAAAGGGCAGTAAAGCTGGCTGCCTTACTGACTGAGATACGCTCATGTTAAGGCAAATGGCAGCCTCTGAGACAGAAGTAGCACAGAGCACATCTGAAAAGGAGACACCCACCTTGCAACATGTAAAGAACGCACCAGAACAGGTGGCCTTGGGGGCAATCGCACAAAAAAGTGAGATCTCTGGgaaacagaagaggaagctgtGTTAATCCATCCGACTTGAGCTCTGCTGTGCTGTGTTGGAAGAGATACAAAGGGAGCAGGAAGGCAGCAGGGTGAGGACCTCTTTAGGAGATGGGGGGCCTCCAGGCACAGCCCAGCACGTGGGCAAGGCTGGCGGGGATGAGAATTAACACAGGGACTTTCTGCCTTGCCCCTGGCTCCAGCAAGCTTGCATCACCCATCCTCCAGGCAGGCTCACAAGGAATGAAGCAGCAGCCTTCCCCTCCTCATGCTTCCCTGAGCTGGTCAAACAAGCGTGCCCGAAGTTTGCCAGACCTGGGTACTTGAACTCTGTGTCTCCTGCATCTCACTTACAACATCTGGGAGCAGAACTGTGCCCTCTTTTCTGCCGCTGTACCCTGGGACGGCCGACCGGGGCTGCTCTCCACCAGTCAAGCTCACAGCCTAAAGTGTTTGGGGAGGAACTTATAGAAATGATGGTTCTGTCATGAATAGTTAAACCTCCCGCAGAGGGGCACCATATACATCTATCATACTCTCTTAGAGACTCTGGTTTGCTGAAATATAGCTAATATATTTTAAGACATGTAATCTTTTTGCATAGAACTAGACCAAACAAGCCAGCCCTCGAGATCAAATGTCCTTTCTAATAATACTATTTAGCTCCCATCAACGGCAAACTTTTCTGAGTAGGATACAGGCTTTTAAAGAACAGATGCTTATCCAGTTACTAGGATGTCCCCAGTTAACTAAATCACACTGGAGGAAGCACTTAACTTCCCTACTGCCAAGGGATTCCCTGCTTCTCCCCTGCCCCGCACCAGCCCGTCTTGTGCAGGCTGGCATTAGCACGCTTCTAGAAGTAATCGAACAGTCTTGGTGGGAACTGTTCCCATGACCCTGCTGACCAAGGGCCATGGTGTTGCGCCTTCAAGGTTTCATCATGTTTTTTCCCGACTGGTTAACACGTAAGTGTTGGGGTATCTCTGAGTCCCTGTGCCTGTTGATGAGGTTTCGTGGATGTTGGGTGTCTACTGGACAGGGGCCAGTGCCTCTGGAGCCCGAGTTCATGTCTCTGACACCGTTTACTCAGCTATCGGTTTCTTGTATCACTTACTTCACTAAGATGGAATCCTCTTGGGGGTGGGGTTGGAATAGCTGCTCAGAAAATACAAGACTCATAGACGTGGTTGGGGCAGTCTAATGACAGTCAGGCTGCTTCCCTCAGTTCTGTGCACTTCAGAGGTCTGTCCTCATCACAGAAGCTTTCTTCACTGAAAGGATAGCAAAGCCTCGCTAACCAACAGGGTTAGGATGGTCAGGACCTGGGCCAAGCAAATTGTTCTTTAGAAAAGACCCGACATCTATACACCACTGCTATGGACCAGTTGGCTCTGGTGCCCCTATGACAAACCCTCATCTGTTACTCTACTCCTGCAAAGAATCCCAGGAAAGCCTGCAGACATAGGTCCCCTGAGTTGCTATAGAGTTTGCTGGCTCCTTTCAAGGAGCTTGGTGTATGGTGGAATTTGAACAGACCAAGACAGCTACTTCTCCATCAGGGAAGACCTAGAGCTCTCATTCGCCCCTCTAGACGTCTCCTGTTTATATCACTCTAACATCCTTTCCAGACCTAGAAGAGTAGGAGACACTTCTGTCCATTCCTCAGAAGTACATCTTCCCAAAGCTAGAGAAAGCCATCCACTCTCCCCACTCCAGAAGGAGGCAAAAGGGAAGTGAGGGAGGCAAGTTGCAAGGCCCTTTGTAAAtcaccatcctgttttccacagcactGGGTGGCGAGCTCTGGATCCACAGAGCTCAGTTGTGGAGTGCTGATGTCAGGGGTGGGAGGGTTAGGGCGGGGTAGGGAAAGGGAGGACGCCAACCTTTGTATGGAGATGATTTTATAACC is a window of Vicugna pacos chromosome 10, VicPac4, whole genome shotgun sequence DNA encoding:
- the LRRC55 gene encoding leucine-rich repeat-containing protein 55, whose product is MGDAWSRLPWPGPPCPAMLLVSLLLAAGAMHSGASTSCPVLCTCHEQVVDCSSQRLFSVPPDLPRDTRNLSLAHNRITAVPPGYLTCYAELRVLDLRNNSLVALPRGLFLHAQRLAHLDLSYNNLSHVPADMFQAAHGLVHIDLSHNPWLRRVHPRAFQGLAQLRDLDLSYGGLAFLSLEALEGLPGLVTLQIGGNPWVCGCTMEPLLKWLRNRIQRCTADSQLAECRGPPEVEGAPLFSLTEESFKACHLTLTLDDYLFIAFVGFVVSIASVATNFLLGITANCCHRWSKASEEEEI